Genomic DNA from Pseudomonas sp. CCC3.1:
TGGTTGGCAACAACTTCCCGACGTTCTTTATTCGGGATGCCATCAAGTTTCCGGACATGGTCCATGCGTTCAAACCTGATCCGCGTACCAACCTTGATGATGACTCGCGTCGCTTTGACTTCTTCTCCCATGTTCCAGAAGCCACCCGCACCCTGACCGAGCTTTACTCAGATTCAGGCACCCCGGCCAGCTACCGGGAAATGGACGGCAATGGTGTACACGCCTACAAACTGGTGAATGCCAACGGTGAAGTGCGTTATGTGAAGTTCCATTGGAAGAGCCTTCAAGGCATTCGCAACCTTGACCCTAAAGAAGTCACTCAGGTCCAGGGCCGTGACTACAGCCACATGACCCATGACTTGGTCACTCACATCAACCAGGGTGATTTCCCCAAGTGGGATTTGTACGTGCAAGTGCTCAAGCCTGAAGACCTGAAGTCATTCGACTTTGACCCGCTGGACGCGACCAAAATCTGGCCGGGCGTGCCAGAACGCAAAGTGGGGCAGATGGTGCTGGACCGCAACCCGGCCAACGTCTTCCAGGAAACCGAGCAAGTCGCCATGGCCCCGGCCAACCTGGTGCCGGGCATTGAGCCCTCCGAAGACCGCTTGCTGCAAGGTCGGGTGTTCTCGTACGCCGACACGCAGATGTACCGTTTGGGTGCCAATGCCCTGCAATTGCCCATCAATGCCCCTCGGGTGACGGTCAACAATGGCAACCAGGACGGAGCGATGAACCTTGGACACACCACCACGGGTGTGAATTACCAGCCAAGCCGTCTGAACCCGCGTGAAGAACCGCAAGCTGCGCGCTACAGCGAAATGCCACTGTCAGGCACCACCCAGCAGGCGAAGATTCAGCGTGAGCAGAACTTTAAACAGGCTGGCGATCTTTACCGCTCATACAGCAAGAAAGAGCGTCAGGACCTGATTGAAAACTTCGGCGGTTCGTTGGCGACCACTGACGATGAAAGCAAGCACATCATCCTGTCGTTCCTTTACAAGGCCGACCCTGAATACGGCACCGGCGTGACCAAAGTGGCCAAAGGTGACCTGGCACGGGTCAAGGCGCTGGCTGCCAAGTTGGTGGATTAACCTTCACCGGTCGTTGTAGGAGCGAGCTTGCCTCGCGATCTTGAAAGCGATCAAAAGATCGCGAGACAAGCTCGCTCCTACGTGGATCTGTGACCTCTGATAGGTAGCGTACACATGCGAATTTTTGCTTTAGCTGCGATGCTGCTGTTGAGTGGGTGGGCACTTGCCGACCAACCTGACACCCAGACCCAACTCAAGGGCTACTACTTCGACGCCGCCCGGCGCGGTGACGTGGTCATGCTCTACACCTTCATCGACTCGCACTTTGACCTCGATGCCCAAGACAGCAAAGGCTACACGGCCCTGATTCTTGCGGCTTATAACGGTCATGACGAGGCCGTCGAGCACTTGCTCAAGGCAGGCGCCAATGCCTGTGCGCAAGATCTGCGCGGCAACACCGCCCTGATGGGCGCCATTTTCAAAGGCGAATTCAAGATCGCCCATCGGCTGATGAGCACCGACTGCAACCCCGATCAGCGCAACGGTGCGGGGCAGACCGCTGCCATGTTTGCCGGATTGTTCAAGCGCGTCGAATTGCTCAACGACTTATCCCAAAAAGGCGCCGACCTGAATGCTCAGGATGCCCAGGGCAATACCGCCGCTCAGCTGGCCAAGGGCGAAATCCGCATGCGCGAGTCGAACAGACCCTAGCCTTGTGGGCTATCATCGCGGTTTTTCCGTGGAGTTCAGATGGCCAAGCCTAAGCGCATATTCGGCTGCACAGAGTGCGGTGCAACCTTTCCCAAGTGGGCCGGGCAGTGCGCAGAATGCGGCGTCTGGAACACCTTGGTCGAAACCATTGTTGAAAGTGGTTCCGCCGCGCCACCCAGTGGCCGCACCGGCTGGACCGGGCAACAGGCCCAGATCAAAACCCTGGCCGAAGTCAGCATCGAAGAAATTCCGCGCTTCTCCACCGCCTCCGGCGAACTGGATCGGGTACTCGGCGGCGGTCTGGTCGACGGCTCTGTGGTGCTGATCGGCGGCGACCCTGGCATCGGCAAATCCACCATCTTGCTGCAAACCTTGTGTCAGATGGCCACGCGCATGCCCGCGCTGTACGTCACCGGCGAAGAATCCCAACAGCAAGTGGCCATGCGCGCCCGGCGTTTGGGCTTGCCGCAAGACCAACTCAAGGTCATGACCGAGACCTGCATCGAAAACATCATCGCCACCGCCAAGCTCGAAAAGCCCAAGGTCATGGTGATCGACTCGATCCAGACCATCTTCACCGAACAACTGCAATCGGCGCCGGGCGGCGTCTCGCAAGTCCGCGAAAGCGCGGCATTGCTGGTGCGCTATGCCAAGTCGAGCGGCACGGCGATCTTCCTGGTCGGCCACGTGACCAAAGAGGGCGCACTCGCCGGTCCGCGTGTACTGGAACACATGGTCGACACCGTGTTGTATTTCGAAGGCGAGTCCGACGGACGTTTGCGCTTGTTGCGCGCGGTCAAAAACCGGTTTGGCGCAGTCAACGAACTGGGTGTGTTCGGCATGACCGACAAAGGCTTGAAAGAAGTCTCCAACCCGTCTGCGATCTTCCTGACCCGAGCACAAGAAGAAGTCCCGGGCAGCGTGGTCATGGCCACGTGGGAAGGCACACGGCCCATGCTGGTTGAAGTGCAAGCGCTGGTGGACGACAGCCACATGTCCAACCCGCGCCGCGTGACCTTGGGTCTGGACCAAAACCGACTGGCCATGTTGCTGGCGGTCTTGCATCGCCATGGTGGCATTCCGACCCACGACCAGGACGTGTTCCTCAACGTGGTGGGCGGGGTCAAAGTGCTGGAAACCGCCTCCGACCTGGCCTTGATGGCTGCTGTCATGTCCAGCTTGCGCAACCGGCCTTTGCCACACGACCTGCTGGTGTTTGGTGAGGTTGGCCTGTCGGGCGAAGTTCGCCCGGTGCCGAGCGGTCAGGAACGTTTGAAAGAAGCGGCCAAACACGGTTTTAAACGCGCCATCGTGCCAAAAGGCAACGCGCCGAAAGAGTCACCGCCGGGCCTGAATGTGATCGGCGTGACCCGTTTAGAGCAGGCATTGGATGCGTTGTTTGAATAGCGTGTTGCCTGTGTAAAACAATCTGCCCTGCCAGGGCATGGATCGTTCTGCAAGGTCCGTAGCAGACAGCGGCCTTGCAGGCGTGCAAATGTGCAGGTTCGCCCAGCACAAATCTGCAAAAGAAGGCTCTAGACCAAGGTAAGGGGCTGGTCTTTAGAGCCAACAGCGCTAAACTCCGGTAGCAGTCCTTCTTGTCCAACTGGCCGGAATATAAAAATGAATAATAAAAATAGCCTGCTACGCCACCTCCCGTGGCTGGTGCTGGCAATTGTAGGAGCCTGCGCCCTTGGCGTAGTGGCGTTACGCCGGGGTGAGGCGATCAACGCGTTGTGGATTGTGGTCGCTGCGGTGGCTATCTATCTGGTCGCTTATCGTTATTACAGTCTGTTTATTGCTAACCATGTGATGCAACTGGACCCGCGTCGGGCAACCCCGGCGGTGATCAATAACGACGGTCTGGACTACGTGCCGACCAACAAACACATTCTTTTCGGACACCACTTTGCCG
This window encodes:
- a CDS encoding catalase; the protein is MTIPFALGARTQRRLFCALSISVLSVSVHAATLTRDNGAAVGDNQNSQTAGANGPVLLQDVQLLQKLQRFDRERIPERVVHARGTGAHGTFTVTNDLSDLTKARVFAAGETTPVFVRFSAVVHGTHSPETLRDPRGFATKFYTSEGNWDLVGNNFPTFFIRDAIKFPDMVHAFKPDPRTNLDDDSRRFDFFSHVPEATRTLTELYSDSGTPASYREMDGNGVHAYKLVNANGEVRYVKFHWKSLQGIRNLDPKEVTQVQGRDYSHMTHDLVTHINQGDFPKWDLYVQVLKPEDLKSFDFDPLDATKIWPGVPERKVGQMVLDRNPANVFQETEQVAMAPANLVPGIEPSEDRLLQGRVFSYADTQMYRLGANALQLPINAPRVTVNNGNQDGAMNLGHTTTGVNYQPSRLNPREEPQAARYSEMPLSGTTQQAKIQREQNFKQAGDLYRSYSKKERQDLIENFGGSLATTDDESKHIILSFLYKADPEYGTGVTKVAKGDLARVKALAAKLVD
- a CDS encoding ankyrin repeat domain-containing protein; the encoded protein is MRIFALAAMLLLSGWALADQPDTQTQLKGYYFDAARRGDVVMLYTFIDSHFDLDAQDSKGYTALILAAYNGHDEAVEHLLKAGANACAQDLRGNTALMGAIFKGEFKIAHRLMSTDCNPDQRNGAGQTAAMFAGLFKRVELLNDLSQKGADLNAQDAQGNTAAQLAKGEIRMRESNRP
- the radA gene encoding DNA repair protein RadA, which translates into the protein MAKPKRIFGCTECGATFPKWAGQCAECGVWNTLVETIVESGSAAPPSGRTGWTGQQAQIKTLAEVSIEEIPRFSTASGELDRVLGGGLVDGSVVLIGGDPGIGKSTILLQTLCQMATRMPALYVTGEESQQQVAMRARRLGLPQDQLKVMTETCIENIIATAKLEKPKVMVIDSIQTIFTEQLQSAPGGVSQVRESAALLVRYAKSSGTAIFLVGHVTKEGALAGPRVLEHMVDTVLYFEGESDGRLRLLRAVKNRFGAVNELGVFGMTDKGLKEVSNPSAIFLTRAQEEVPGSVVMATWEGTRPMLVEVQALVDDSHMSNPRRVTLGLDQNRLAMLLAVLHRHGGIPTHDQDVFLNVVGGVKVLETASDLALMAAVMSSLRNRPLPHDLLVFGEVGLSGEVRPVPSGQERLKEAAKHGFKRAIVPKGNAPKESPPGLNVIGVTRLEQALDALFE